Genomic segment of Passer domesticus isolate bPasDom1 chromosome 4, bPasDom1.hap1, whole genome shotgun sequence:
GTGTGAGGCTTTACTGTTCTGGTGCCAAAACGAGCTGAGAAATGCTCAAGCATCTTGTTTTGACGTTGTTAAATGACTTCCTGATTTCTCTTTCTCCTAGGGTAGACAGCATTGTGGGATCAGTGATCAAGAAACTAATGGCAAAACCTCAACTGCTAGTGCAAACGACTTCAGTGATCCGATTTACAAAGAAATCGCTATAACCAATGGTTGTATCAACAGAATGACCAGAGAAGAGCTCAGAAGTAAACTTGCAGAGTTCAAGCTTGAAACCAGGTTATTTGTAAACATGTTGATTTATCTTTGAGAGCAGTAGAGTCATGAGGGATGATTATTTAAAGTTCAAAAACTCAGCACAAAGTGAaaagcaggcacagcaccagaCACCAGTTGTTTCATGTGCAATCTTGTTGCAGCTTTTTTGTTGTAGGATTAATGTGTACTGCTTAATGTGTGCTGTCTCAACTGGCAACCCAAAGAAATGCTTGAATACATAACTGTAAGGTACTTCTCATCACTTTTTGGTCAAGGGGGAAAGAAGAGCTGCAGTGGTTCTCAGGTGGTGCTGCAGACCTTCATCATACATCAACTTGCTTCAGAACATCCATATTTTTACTTAGTGTACCAGTGCAGGTCTGATACTTGCTACAAACTCTGGTGGTGGGGCTCAGGATTTAATCACTGCAGAGGAGAAATACCTTTAGATGGAGAGTTTGCTACTCTGAATACATGTGctagaaaaatgtgaaaaaatgaaTGTATTGTAAGCTGGATTTGTGTTCACTGGGGCAGAGGCAAGGGAATATAGTGTAGTTCCTGGTGTACTGGAAATGACCTGCAAGATTAATAATTCTGTGGCCAGGCAACATATTGACATATTGTGAAGAAGGTCAGCTGAGAAAAATAGTCTTGTTTCTGTAGGCAGCAGGAATGAGGAAGTAGTGGTGGGGAGTTGGTTGGCTAATTAATTTAGTGCCTCATGAGGAGAAAATCTTATCATTACTTGAGAAGATTTTTGGTAAAACACATTCGATTTGTCTAGCTATTTAGCAGTTGCTctgattttaaaattgaaagCAGAATTCAAATAGTATATGATGTGTTTGTGGCCTTCTCTTAGGTTATTAGTTTTCTATATCAGTTTTTAAATTTAGTTGTAAATGCTGAAGGCTTAAGATTTCTCTTTTACCCAAGCTAGGTTTCTTTTGTCAATATATTCAAGTATGCCTTATCTGTAAACAAATAGTGCATCAGTTCTAATGTAGAGTATTGGCAGATTACCACACACCATGCTTTCCTTCAAGGTTATTGTGATAGTCAATCATTTCCTATTTTCAACCTTTTTTTAATAAGTTTAGTAAAGAAAGAGGTCATTTCCCCCTCCATCAGCTCCCATACTGTCTCAGCTTTTAATGAACTGGTTATTGACTTAAACTAGACCAATAAACCAGAGTGAGGAAGAGttctctgcagaagcagctgatgTTCTCAAATGCTTGTTTAGTAGCTTGATTTCAGTTCTTTTTTGTGGATCACGGGGCTGCTTTTCTGATAAACCACTTGCTACTCATATCTCTTACAGCTTCTGTAATTTCATTTGCAatgaataattttgaaaataacttCCTTGGATGGGTAAATGATCCTCATTTATTCAGCTCTGGTTTGGTACATGGCAGTTCTGGAATATGCCTTCAtatattaaaatgtttattttaaaatgacacAGTAAGTAACTTAAATCACTTGCCATGTGAATTTATTTGTAGCCACAAAATTCCTGAAAAGCAGGATCTTGACCAGGAGGTTTTTTTAACAACTGAAATCTCAAATAcaaatactttattttaattGAGTTATTCAAgctcaatttaaaatttaaattgagAAGAATGTAAAATGTGGACGTTTAAGATTGATTCTGTGTTGTCTCTGCCACTGATGCAGAAAGGCCTCGGGCATGAATCACTTCAGGTAGAGGGCACAGGGGAGTACAGGTGAAGCACTACTTCTTCCAGGGCCAGAGGTCAACCTGGAGCAATCTGCAAAGACTTGAGCTTTGGAAAAGCTTTGGATACTGAGTCTTGCTGAAGCAGAGGTGACTGCAGAGTTCTGTGTGCCATGCTTCCCAGTCTGTGTCTGGTATTGTATTGGGAGGGGTATCAGCCTCTGGGTTAGGCCAGAAATGTGTTTATTGTAGTGTAGATAATGGGGCTAACACTCCTCTATGATAAAGTGGAATTCAGACTTCACATGTGCTGGTGTTGAAAATGAGGTTAATATGTTTTGAGCTTTCAAATGTTAAATATAGGTTCAGTTTTACAACACGGAAATAATTAAACAAGAGTGTGATCTTTGTCACTTTCCCTATTTCTTTAGAGGAGTGAAAGATGTACTGAAAAAGAGATTGAAAAACTATTATAAGAAACAGAAGCTGATGCAGAAGGACCACATTAGTGGAGACAGCTGCTATGACTACATCTGTGTCGTTGACTTTGAAGCAACTTGTGAAGAAGGAAATCCACCTGAATTTGTACATGAAATAATTGAATTTCCTGTTGTCTTAGTAAACACACGTACCCTGGAAATAGTAAGTGATCTAATGGCTGTGTTGGTATGCTGTTATTTGAAGTAACTTGTTTGCGTCAGAAGGTATAGATTAGTTTCTAGGTAGATGTTGAACTTCATTAAAAATAGCATGCTTTTTTTTCATAAGGGTTTATCCTCTGTGCCTCTTAGATACAAACaaaactttctcttctgaaagCATTTTCCAAATGATCATCCAAGTAGATCATTCTCCTGCTGTCAGCTCCTTCTATTGATACAAATTTCTCAGTTGTCCATGTATGTTCGCACCTGCCCTTTCTTTCCCTACTTTAAGGCCCACAAATCATTTTCTAGGACTCGAGGCATTCATCATAATCAAAAATGATCAATTTCTGTGGTCCTGTGTGAGGCGATCTAGAACACACTAATGCAGAGGTCTAGAAAGTGAGGTTGAGTGAACTCCACTGCTTGTCAGGCTCAGCTGTTTCCACGTTGTACCCAACAGACTGACAGCTGTGTCACCTGATTTAAACATACTTCACAGGCATTTGGTAGCCTCAAGTGCTCGGTTCCAGTACTTTTAGTTCTTTTAGGCTAAACCACCTGCTGCTTAACTGAAATTGAGTGAAACAGAGGATGTGCACACACCTCTGACTAATGGTTTGTTTATGAAGAACTCTTATTAGGAAGAGGATTTCCAGTAATCATTGTGGTGCTGCAGTAAAGAATAGCTGCCTGCATGACTTAACAGCAGAAGAAGGATTGTGCAGATTACCAGGATTGTTTTTATTGCActtagagtgggtttttttctgtctgtccaaaAGGTTTTGTATAacagcagggatttggggctttctttttttcatgaaaCTTGCCTTCAGTCTTCACTCTTGTGTTGCGCAGTTTCCCAGAGAGATTTTGTTTGTCTCTGCCTGGCTGGCATCCAGAGGCATAGGACTTGCCTGAAGCTTCTGAGGTGTGCAGCTGGTTGCTTTCCTTGAATTGCAGGTGAACCTTTGGAGATACCACCTAAAAAACATAAGGCTTTGCTCATGCCTCTCATGTATTCCCTTACTTTTGCTCTTCTTTTCCCAAATCTTTtccaaaatctgctttttttgcAGAAAAAGTCCTTTTTCCCTCTTAACTCCACATTCCCACTCTGGTGCCTACTGGCTGAGAGGAAGGGCATGTTCTGGTTGGAAAGCTATGTGTCCTGTTAGGAATCTGATGATGGCCAGTCAGGGGGCTCCTACTGGCTCGGGAGGTGCACACTGCTTTTTGCCTGCAGCAGAAACAAGTAGCTGCTGTTGCCTTTGGGCTGCAGGTGAGCCAGAGAAGTTgccttgcaggctgcagagtgtgctgcagctgagccattgatTCTCCTGTTACAGGAGGACACCTTTCAGCAATACGTGAAGCCAGAGATTAATCCCAAGCTTTCAGACTTCTGCATCAGTCTGACAGGAATAACACAGGTAATTTGCACTTTTGTTTCTTCAGGaagaaatagggaaaaaaaagggatgtGATGTTGATGTTTTCAGACTGGTAACCTTAAATGGTAGTTTTTCATGGTTATTTTTCTGTAAGGCCTGTTATCTTAATCcttgttttttccctctcccagtTATCACAGAGCTGATTTCATTAAGTTGGTCATTTtatggggaaaaatattttctttttaattcatgTGGAGAAATTTAATCTTCAGTAGGGCAAAGCCCCTTGTGAATCGCATCAGTTCCTCTCCTAATATTTTTGTTCTGAAGAGTTTAGAGTCCTAGGATGGCAATGGCTTGTGATAAGTGACTTAAGAAGGAGCCTGGGAAACAACCTTAAAGGTTTTAATCCAGGTTCAGCCACGGACTAACCTTTTACCTTTACAGAAGCTATTAGGAGGTTGGCTCTTGTAGCAGTGCTTCTGTGGTGCTGTTTTTTCAGTTTAGAAAAACCTGTCCAGTGATCTGTTAACATATAATCTGTTTTTGTAAAGATTTTGATGAAGCCAAGCTTTTAATTGCCCATATACCAACACAGTTTATACACTTAATgctgagggatttttttctgaaaaaatgtttcttactttgttggtttttgttgggtttttgttgtggttctttttttttttttttgttcccttaGGACATTGTTGATAAAGCTGATATTTTTCCTCAAGTTCTGCAGAATGTCATAGAGTGGATGAGACAGCGAGAACTGGGAACAAAGTACAGCTATTCCCTGTTGACTGATGGGTATGTCCTTATACAGCCTTCAGCACAATCTAAAACTGCAAAACCACGTTTAGTATTTGTGAGAGCATTGCTAAAGATGGATCAGGACACTGCcattttgctggttttattttaatggaaGCTTTTGTTAAAAAGATTGTTTGACTGGTACAGCTGAACTGAACTATTGAAAATGAAGCTAAAATCCATCAGATGGCGCCGTTTCTTTCCTACTGGGCTGTATGCAACTGCCATGCTGAAGACTGCACTTTGTTGCTGCTGTAATTCTCCATTTATATCTAGCACATAACACCTGAAAATAATACTctgcaatttttaatttttaacctATAATTACACTACTATGTTTGGAAGCAacagtgaattaaaaaaaagaaaatgcgaAAGCAAAGCTGATGCAAGACTGGTTATATTACTGGGCTAAATGTCTCTGGAATTGCCATCCAGAGGAATCCCCCCAGTGAAATTCCTTAAGGAAAATAGGAGCATTGAAATCTCTGTTGTATAGGTGAGATTGCATAGAGAGCTAGAAGAGATGGGGGAAAAATGCTTTACTTTAGCTTGCAGCTTACAAACTTGTTGGGGTGGTTCACTTCAGGAAGGCAGGCTGCTAAATAAATAGGATTGtaatttcttcatattttcaTAGAGAACTGGTTTCTCATAAAACTAGGTGCAGTCTAGTTTCTACCTGAAGTAGAGAGATAAATGCATACCCAAATAATCAGGAAGATTTAAGGTGTCACTTGCTTCCCCAAGGGCTGTGTAAGCATCTAATTTATTGGCAGTTTTCCATGTTGATGTGGTAGATGGAATAGTTGGTGTGCTATTTTTTGTCCTAGCTGTTGTGGACCTGAAACCATCCTGGTGAAAGTCTTGctcctattttttccccatgatTAACAAATTCatataaaaaaattctttaccaGGACTATAGCAAATGAGCTTTTCCTAAACTGTTTTCATTCTACTGATCACCTGAGACAAGACAGCTTTTAGCTGTACAACTGTGCAATATGCAGAACACAGAATTATACATGACTAACGTTTTCCTCTTTTGACTTTTTAAGATCTTGGGATATGAGTAAATTTTTGAACATCCAGTGCCGTAT
This window contains:
- the ERI1 gene encoding 3'-5' exoribonuclease 1 isoform X3, yielding MTREELRSKLAEFKLETRGVKDVLKKRLKNYYKKQKLMQKDHISGDSCYDYICVVDFEATCEEGNPPEFVHEIIEFPVVLVNTRTLEIEDTFQQYVKPEINPKLSDFCISLTGITQDIVDKADIFPQVLQNVIEWMRQRELGTKYSYSLLTDGSWDMSKFLNIQCRISRIKYPSFAKKWINIRKSYGNFYKVPRNQTKLTIMLENLGMNYDGRPHSGLDDSKNIARIAIRMLQDGCDLRVNERIHGGQLMTVSSSVPLEGAPAPQMPRYRN
- the ERI1 gene encoding 3'-5' exoribonuclease 1 isoform X1; amino-acid sequence: MQEQKENRPQAVRDEAAAAPAALPPGRQHCGISDQETNGKTSTASANDFSDPIYKEIAITNGCINRMTREELRSKLAEFKLETRGVKDVLKKRLKNYYKKQKLMQKDHISGDSCYDYICVVDFEATCEEGNPPEFVHEIIEFPVVLVNTRTLEIEDTFQQYVKPEINPKLSDFCISLTGITQDIVDKADIFPQVLQNVIEWMRQRELGTKYSYSLLTDGSWDMSKFLNIQCRISRIKYPSFAKKWINIRKSYGNFYKVPRNQTKLTIMLENLGMNYDGRPHSGLDDSKNIARIAIRMLQDGCDLRVNERIHGGQLMTVSSSVPLEGAPAPQMPRYRN
- the ERI1 gene encoding 3'-5' exoribonuclease 1 isoform X2 yields the protein MADGSAGSRGRSALTGPCSAQGRAPRSPASDGPPSPAVPAAAAAAMQEQKENRPQAVRDEAAAAPAALPPGRQHCGISDQETNGKTSTASANDFSDPIYKEIAITNGCINRMTREELRSKLAEFKLETRGVKDVLKKRLKNYYKKQKLMQKDHISGDSCYDYICVVDFEATCEEGNPPEFVHEIIEFPVVLVNTRTLEIDIVDKADIFPQVLQNVIEWMRQRELGTKYSYSLLTDGSWDMSKFLNIQCRISRIKYPSFAKKWINIRKSYGNFYKVPRNQTKLTIMLENLGMNYDGRPHSGLDDSKNIARIAIRMLQDGCDLRVNERIHGGQLMTVSSSVPLEGAPAPQMPRYRN